The Candidatus Binataceae bacterium DNA segment AGCGCGCCCGCCTTGATCGCGTCGTCGTAGGCCATCTCCTGGGTCGCGACCTCGGCGTTTTCGCGAATCCGCGCGTTTATCTCCTCCTCGATCCTCGCGAGCTCGCCCTCGCCGACCGGACCCGCGTGCGCGAAGTCGAAGCGCAGGCGGTCAGGCGCAACCAGCGAGCCCGCCTGATGCACTCCGCTGCCGAGAACGTCGCGCAGCGCGTAGTGCAGGATATGGGTCGCGGAATGATTGAGCATCGCGGCGTCGCGGCGCGTCCGATCGACGGCCAGCTTGACCGGCCGCCCGCGCTCGAAATCGCCCGCCGCGCCGCGCAGCATCCGTCCGACGTGGAGGATGGAGCCGTCGGCCTTGCGCGTATCGACGATTTCGAGCAGCGCGCCGTTTGCGGACTCGATCACGCCGCGATCGCCGATCTGGCCCCCGCCTGCGGGATAAAAGGGCGTCTCGGCGGTCACCAGAATCACACGATTGTCGCCGTCGCGATGGGCCGCGAGGATTTCGGACTCGGCGTCGTAGCGATGGTAGCCGACGAAGCGCGAGGCGGCGCTTGCGTCGAGCTTGATTTCAGGAGCGATCGCGTCGTCCTTGCGCGCGGCGCGCCCGCGCTCGCGCTGCTCTTCCATCAGGCGGTTGAACTCGGCGACGTCGACCTCGAACCCGTCGTCTCGAAGCACGTCTTCAGTGAGATCCAGCGGAAAGCCATACGTGTCATAGAGCTGAAACGCTACGTCGCCGGGGAATCTCCTGCTCTTGATCGTGGACTGGCGCTCCCGCCACTCCGCTATCAACTGCAAGCCCCGATCGAGGGTCTCGGCGAAGCGCGACTCCTCTTGAGAGACCTCGCGACTGATCTTGTCTTTTGCTTCCCTGAGTTCTGGGTAGGTTTCGCCAAACGCGGAGACTACGGCGTCTGAACAAACCGACGAAAGAAATTGAGTGCGTATACCTAAGCGTCGCCCGTGCCTCACTGCTCGGCGAATCAGCCGACGAAGCACGTAATCCCTTCCGGTGTTACCGGGAACAACCCCTTCGGCGATCAGAAAGCTGATGGCACGCGCATGATCCGCGATTGCGCGAAGTGAAACATCGAAATTCTGGCTTACCCCGTAGCGGACGAACGTTTGCGATGCCTTAGCCCTTTCTTCGATGGCACGAATGACAACCTTGAAAACGTCGATATCGTAATTTCCCAGGACCTTGCCGGTTTCCAGGCTCTGCAGCACTGACGCGACGCGCTCGAGGCCCGTGCCCGTATCGACGTGCTTCATCGGCAGCGGCGTAAGCTTCCCGGCCGCGTCGCGGTTGAACTGGATGAACACCAGGTTCGCCAGTTCGATAAACCGCGAGCAGCCCTCGACATTGACCGCGCATTCCTCGCCCGCGTCCGCGTGGCCGCTCCGATTACAGGCGGCCGCTCCGCGATCGATATGAATCTCCGAGCACGGACCGCACGGTCCGGTCTCGCCCATCTCCCAGAAATTGTCCTTGGCGCCGCATCGCAGCACCCGCTCGCGCGGCAGATAGCCGAGCTCGAGCCACGCCTGCTCGGCTTCGTCGTCGTCGTTATAAACGGTCGCCCACAGGCGGTCGGCCGAGATTCCCCAGACCTCGTTGACGAGCTTCCAGTGGAACTCGATCGCTTCGCGCTTGTAGTAGTCGCCGAACGACCAGTTGCCGAGCATCTCGAAGAACGTGTGATGGTACGAGTCGCGGCCGACCGCTTCGAGGTCGTTGTGCTTGCCGGAAATCCTGAGGCATTTCTGGCAGTCGGCGACGCGCGCCCGGGGCGGCTTGCGGATACCGAGGAAATAATCCTTGAACGGAACCATCCCGGCGTTGGTGAACAGCAGCGTCGGGTCGCCCTTGGGGACCAGCGACGCCGAGGGCACGATCTGATGGCCGCGTTCCCTGAAAAAATCGAGGAACGATTGACGAATTTTATCTGTGGTCCAGCGCATGTAGGAAATATTCTAACGCAAGCGATGCGATTTTTCTGCCCTAGCTCCTCTTGGGCGGGCTACGGCGGGCGGGCCGGGCCTGAAAGCGTACGGGGTGTGCCGGGAGCGGCCAGGGGCGCCGGACAGGCAGGTACTGGACGAGCCGCTACGCGGCAACCCGCGTCGTGCCCTGGAAGGCCGGGCGCTCGGGGTCGCAGATGAAGCGAATCCGGGGCAGTGCTATGTCGGCGACAGCGTAGCTCATCGAAATCGGATTGCGGACTTTCAGATGGCCGCCCGAATCGCCCCACGCGGCGCTTTCGAGCGTGCGCAGCGCGGGACGGCCGCGCTCGGCGCGCGAAAAGACGAACTCCGGATCGACCTGCACCAGCACGAGCTGGCCGTCTTCCCGATTGCGCGCCAGATGCATGCTCGCGATGTACTGGATGTCGTTGCCGGAGATCATGTCGCGGTCGAGCATTTCCATTTCCAGGATCGTGCGGTCCTCGGCGGCGACACGCCCGATCACACGGTCGTGCCGCACGGTCAGCTTGATCTCGCCGGGCGCCGTGGGATAGCCCCAGCGCGCGGCCAGTTCGCGCCGGGCGTCGGCGCTGTCGCAGAAGCTCCGCAGCACGAAGTCGCGCGGGCGCACGCCGGCGCGCCCGGCGATCTTGACCTCGCCCAGCGAAAACGCGCCGACCGGGCTCTCGGGGCACACGATTACGGTGAACGTCGCGTAGGCCGGGATCGCCGGATGCATCGTGCGCGGCAACAGGTAGTCGCCGAGGTCGTCGTCTATCTCGTGGTTGAAGTTGAGAATTCGCGCCTGCTTGAGCGTCCACGGCTCGGTCCCGTAGCCGAGAATTTCGCTCGCGCCCTTCTCGGCGAACGTCTTTGCGTCGAGCTTTCCGAGACGCGGCGGCATCAGCGGCCCCCCGCCGCGGCGACGCTCTGGTTCTCGTCGCGAAAATGCGGCATCACGTGTTTCGCGAAAGTGCGCAGGCTCTCGAGCACGTCCTTTTGCGGAATCGTCTCGAGCGCGTTCAGCAGAAAGTTGATCCGGTCGACGCCCGCCGACTCCCAGTTCTTGCACGCGCGCAACACGCGCTCTGGATCGCCGATCGCGATTCCCTCGGGCACGCCGTGATCGTCGCCGGGGCCGGCCGCCTCCTGGCGGAGCGTCGGCAACAGGCCGAGCGAGGGATACGACTTGGTCGGGTAGGCCTCGCGGCAGGCGAGCAACTGCGCGGCGAGAAAATTGAACGTGCCGAGTAACCGGCGCCCGTTCTTGACGCCCTTCTCGGTCTCCTCGTGACAATAGAGAAAGTTGACCGTGCTGACTTTTTCGTTGACGAACTCGCCGACCGGCTCGCAGTTGCGGATGATGCGGCGGTAATTCTTGACCTTCTCTCCTTGCTCCTTGAACGAGCCGAAGGTCAGCCCCAGGCTGCCCATTCCACGCTCGGCTGCATCGATCTCGGTGCCCGGACTGGTCACCGCAACCCAGAGCGGCGGATGCGGCTTCTGGTAGGGCTTGGGCAGGATGGTCCGCACGGGCATCGACCACGACCGCCCCTCGTAGCCGAAGCGCTCTTGCGTCCACATCTTGGGCAGGCAGTGCACGAATTCGTCCCAGGTCTTTTTGGTCTCGTCGGGATTGACGTTGAAGCCGCCAAGTTCGGTCCAGGTGGCCGAGCGGCCGGTCCCGACTTCGAGCCGCCCGCCCGAAACGATATCCATCGTCGCGGTGCGTTCGGCGATTTTGATCGGATGATTGAATTGTGGGACGCAGACGATGATGCCGTGGCCGACGCGGATGTTCCTGGTCTTCATCGCGCAGGCGGTGAGAAAAATCTCCGGCGCCG contains these protein-coding regions:
- a CDS encoding LLM class flavin-dependent oxidoreductase translates to MKFGIFYEISVPRPWDRETEKRVYDNCLEQVMLADELGFDQVWAVEHHFLEEYSHCSAPEIFLTACAMKTRNIRVGHGIIVCVPQFNHPIKIAERTATMDIVSGGRLEVGTGRSATWTELGGFNVNPDETKKTWDEFVHCLPKMWTQERFGYEGRSWSMPVRTILPKPYQKPHPPLWVAVTSPGTEIDAAERGMGSLGLTFGSFKEQGEKVKNYRRIIRNCEPVGEFVNEKVSTVNFLYCHEETEKGVKNGRRLLGTFNFLAAQLLACREAYPTKSYPSLGLLPTLRQEAAGPGDDHGVPEGIAIGDPERVLRACKNWESAGVDRINFLLNALETIPQKDVLESLRTFAKHVMPHFRDENQSVAAAGGR
- a CDS encoding acetoacetate decarboxylase family protein; its protein translation is MPPRLGKLDAKTFAEKGASEILGYGTEPWTLKQARILNFNHEIDDDLGDYLLPRTMHPAIPAYATFTVIVCPESPVGAFSLGEVKIAGRAGVRPRDFVLRSFCDSADARRELAARWGYPTAPGEIKLTVRHDRVIGRVAAEDRTILEMEMLDRDMISGNDIQYIASMHLARNREDGQLVLVQVDPEFVFSRAERGRPALRTLESAAWGDSGGHLKVRNPISMSYAVADIALPRIRFICDPERPAFQGTTRVAA
- the alaS gene encoding alanine--tRNA ligase; translated protein: MRWTTDKIRQSFLDFFRERGHQIVPSASLVPKGDPTLLFTNAGMVPFKDYFLGIRKPPRARVADCQKCLRISGKHNDLEAVGRDSYHHTFFEMLGNWSFGDYYKREAIEFHWKLVNEVWGISADRLWATVYNDDDEAEQAWLELGYLPRERVLRCGAKDNFWEMGETGPCGPCSEIHIDRGAAACNRSGHADAGEECAVNVEGCSRFIELANLVFIQFNRDAAGKLTPLPMKHVDTGTGLERVASVLQSLETGKVLGNYDIDVFKVVIRAIEERAKASQTFVRYGVSQNFDVSLRAIADHARAISFLIAEGVVPGNTGRDYVLRRLIRRAVRHGRRLGIRTQFLSSVCSDAVVSAFGETYPELREAKDKISREVSQEESRFAETLDRGLQLIAEWRERQSTIKSRRFPGDVAFQLYDTYGFPLDLTEDVLRDDGFEVDVAEFNRLMEEQRERGRAARKDDAIAPEIKLDASAASRFVGYHRYDAESEILAAHRDGDNRVILVTAETPFYPAGGGQIGDRGVIESANGALLEIVDTRKADGSILHVGRMLRGAAGDFERGRPVKLAVDRTRRDAAMLNHSATHILHYALRDVLGSGVHQAGSLVAPDRLRFDFAHAGPVGEGELARIEEEINARIRENAEVATQEMAYDDAIKAGALAFFGDKYGDVVRVVRMGDFSVELCGGTHVNRTGDIGFFKLEAESGVAAGVRRIEAATGQGALDSIRRRERILETIGGHLGARDDAAVERLQRLLAREKELEKKLRALEQKLVAGEGAAGGADAEKLREAGGVKIVTRRVEGVDPRALREMADRMRQKYGSAVVALGSVVDDKVAIVVAVTSDLTSRIKAGDIVKQIAPIVGGTGGGRPDFAQAGGRDASRLDEALERVAALVA